TCCTGGCCAGTGATGAGGCCAGTTTCGCAACCGGCGGCGTTTTCAACAATGATGCGGGCTGGACAGCCATGAGCGGCATTTCGGTGCAGGATTTCGCCCGGTGAAAGCAACGGAGGACAGACCGCTCCTCCAACAGCCTTGCACAGGCGGCGGCGACATCTATGCTCCTGTCATGGTCCAGAAACGTCGTGTCGGCACCGAAAGCTCCGAAACTCGCGTCCGCATCCTTGATGCCGCCGAACAGGTCATCCGCGATGATGGTTATGGCGCAGCCAGCAGCCGCCGTGTCGCGCTGCGGGCCGGCCTGCCGCCTTCACTCGTCCATTATTATTTCCCCACGACCGATGATCTGCTGCTCGCCGTCTTTCGCCGTGGCGCGGAACAGAGCGATCGGATGATATCGGAGGCGCTGGACAGCGATGATCCGGTGCGTGGTCTTTGGCGATTTTTCATCGACACCAGCCGCACCGCGCTCGCGATGGAATTTGTCGCATTGGCCAATCACCGAAAGACCATCCGTACAGAGATCGCCCGTCACAGCGATGCGATGCGTACACGACAGGCAGAAGCGCTGGAGCGAATTTTGGGTGATCGGCTGGCCGCGCAGGGTGTGACCGCCGCAGGACTCACCCTGCTACTGGCCGCATCCGGCCGTGCGCTTGTGATGGAGAGCGGCCTGGGTGTCATCGCCGGGCATGATGACGCCCGCAGCGCCATCGAGAATTGGCTCGACCAACTGCTTTCCCCAAAAAATGAGATAGGTTGACTTTCCCCCAATCTCATGCTGAACACATGTTCAATGCATTAGGAAAGAGGAGAGTCGGAGATGTCCGCCACCACGATCACGCGCTTTGTCCATGAAGAGATCAAACCGCAGATCGGCAGCCGTATCCTGAACAACAAGGAGGAATTGCTGGCCGGTGATCTTGGCCCGCAAATTCGCGAATTGCTGGAACAACGCGGCGTGCTGGTTTTCCCGAAAATCGACTTCACCGACGAAGAACAGGTTGCCTTCACCAAGACGCTCGGCGGTTTTGCAGCGGAAATGCGCGGCGGCGAGGAAATTCACAAGATCACCCTCGACGTGAAGGAAAATCCGCAAAGCGCCGAATATCTGAAAGGCTCGCTCTACTGGCATATCGACGGCACGATGAACGACCTGCCCATCCTCGCTTCGCTGCTATCCTGCAAAGTACCGGCAAGCTGGGGCGGCAACACGGGTTTCTGCAACACCTATGCAGCCTATGAGGCGTTGAGTGACGAGCAGAAGGCCGAATATGAAAAGCTGCGCGTCATCCATTCGGTCTGGGCCAGCGTCTTCTATTACGAGCCGGAACCCAGCCTTGCCAAACTCAAGGGAATGCAGGCGATCGGCGAAAATGAACTGCCGCTCGTGTGGAACCACCGGTCGGGCCGCAAGTCGCTGGTGCTGGGCTGCACGGCACATCGCGTTCTGGACGTGCCCGCAACGAAGAGCGCGGAAATCCTGGTCGGCCTTCGCGAATGGGCAACGCAGGAGGAGTTCAGCTACAGCCATGAATGGAGCGTCGGGGATCTGGTGATCTGGGACAATACCGGCACGATGCACCGCGCCGAAGCCTATGATTCCAGTTGCGGCCGCATGATGCACCGTACCAAGTTGCAGGGCGAAGAGCCGTTCGAATAACCGGCTCTTGCCTGACGAACAGCGACCCGCCGCCATTTCTCTGGCGGCGGGTTTTTATGTGGAGGAAGGGGCGGATAACTGCCCCTTCCCATAACTTATACCAAGATACATTGATGAGAACTTTCGCCGGGGAACAGCCACCGGTCGATCTTGATGAGTCATTCTCTACGCCGCTTGGTATTAATCCACAGCGATCGGCGCACCCGCATCCATGTAACGGGCCAGATTATAATGCAGGCTCGCTACCGCACGCTCCATATAGGGATTGGGCTGCGTGCCCCGGAAACCGACATTCTTCATGCCCTGCTGAACGGCCGCCATGTTGGTGAAATCCTGTTGCAATACCGGCGGCCAATCCTGTGCCTGCGTATATTCCCATTCGGTTTGGGGCGCTTCGCCTTCAGGGAAAAGTTCGAAAACCGCCGCTTCGAAAATGCATTTGTCCGGGTTGGCGCCATAGGGCCGGGCCGAATAGCAGAGCATGTTGTTGACGGCATGGCCTATCTGGAAATTGGGGAAGATCTGCCAGGCGGTGCCGCTCTTGGCCGTATGCGCCGAGTCCACCACGGGCCAGAAGACGCCGCGCTTCTCATCATCGGCACGGGCGGTGGCCAGCCAGTGCTGGAGCACCTGTGGCGCGGCGGTGCCCTCCGGCAATTCGTCCTTTAGACGCTGCGCAGCCCTGACCAGCGTCATCGTCGTGTTCGTATTGGCGTTTTCCCAGGTGAATTGCTGCATTTCCGCAGTCGACAAACGGGGATCTTCCCCCGAACCGACGCGCAGCTTTGCCTGGTTTTCATCCATATTCTTGGGTGCGTCATAGCCGATATTGCTGTGCAGGCCATGCTTGCGCGCCCAGCCCCGATATTCGCCAAATGCGTTGAATTCCGGATGCGTGGTCTGGACATGATAGGTTTCGCTGAATGCTTCCAACGCGACCTTCCAATTGCAGTCGAATATGATCCATTTACGCCAGCGATAGCGCATATTCTGAAGTTGGAAGGGATCGAGCATGTCCGGCACGACGCCGAGATAATCGGCAAGCGGTTCGCTTTCAGGGTCCAGGTTGATCCAGGCCCAGCCGCCCCATGTGTCGACGCGAACCTTGCCCAGGGCCGTACGTTCGGCCGTCAGCCTGCCCTGCCAGTCGTTCTGGTGGTTGACGAATGTGCATTGTCCCTGCCGATCGAAGGTCCAGCCGTGAAAGCCGCATATCATGTTGGTGCGATTGCCCCGCGCGTTGCGCGCGCCGGGAGGCGTGTCGATCAGCCTGCGGCCGCGATGCGGGCATACATTATGGAATGCGCGCAGCTCATCGGGTGCCGTCCGCATGACGATGACCGAATCTTCCAATATGTCGTAAGTGACGAAATCGCCGACATGGGGAATGTCTTCCAATCGGGCCGCTTGCAACCACAGCTTTCGCCAGAGGCGATCCTGCTCGGCGCGAGCATAGTCCTTCGATATATAGGCTTCGACCGGGACAGTGACCGGCTCGATCAGACTCTCGTCCGGTTGGGCGAGTTTGCTCAGTTCGTTCATGCCATCCTCACTTTCCGGGCGGCGCGATCCGCCCTGTTCGTCTAGCGCCCCTGCCATTGGGGCCGGCGTTTCTCGGC
The window above is part of the Sphingobium sp. BYY-5 genome. Proteins encoded here:
- a CDS encoding TauD/TfdA family dioxygenase, which codes for MSATTITRFVHEEIKPQIGSRILNNKEELLAGDLGPQIRELLEQRGVLVFPKIDFTDEEQVAFTKTLGGFAAEMRGGEEIHKITLDVKENPQSAEYLKGSLYWHIDGTMNDLPILASLLSCKVPASWGGNTGFCNTYAAYEALSDEQKAEYEKLRVIHSVWASVFYYEPEPSLAKLKGMQAIGENELPLVWNHRSGRKSLVLGCTAHRVLDVPATKSAEILVGLREWATQEEFSYSHEWSVGDLVIWDNTGTMHRAEAYDSSCGRMMHRTKLQGEEPFE
- a CDS encoding aromatic ring-hydroxylating dioxygenase subunit alpha, which gives rise to MNELSKLAQPDESLIEPVTVPVEAYISKDYARAEQDRLWRKLWLQAARLEDIPHVGDFVTYDILEDSVIVMRTAPDELRAFHNVCPHRGRRLIDTPPGARNARGNRTNMICGFHGWTFDRQGQCTFVNHQNDWQGRLTAERTALGKVRVDTWGGWAWINLDPESEPLADYLGVVPDMLDPFQLQNMRYRWRKWIIFDCNWKVALEAFSETYHVQTTHPEFNAFGEYRGWARKHGLHSNIGYDAPKNMDENQAKLRVGSGEDPRLSTAEMQQFTWENANTNTTMTLVRAAQRLKDELPEGTAAPQVLQHWLATARADDEKRGVFWPVVDSAHTAKSGTAWQIFPNFQIGHAVNNMLCYSARPYGANPDKCIFEAAVFELFPEGEAPQTEWEYTQAQDWPPVLQQDFTNMAAVQQGMKNVGFRGTQPNPYMERAVASLHYNLARYMDAGAPIAVD
- a CDS encoding TetR/AcrR family transcriptional regulator; the protein is MVQKRRVGTESSETRVRILDAAEQVIRDDGYGAASSRRVALRAGLPPSLVHYYFPTTDDLLLAVFRRGAEQSDRMISEALDSDDPVRGLWRFFIDTSRTALAMEFVALANHRKTIRTEIARHSDAMRTRQAEALERILGDRLAAQGVTAAGLTLLLAASGRALVMESGLGVIAGHDDARSAIENWLDQLLSPKNEIG